In one Brassica oleracea var. oleracea cultivar TO1000 chromosome C9, BOL, whole genome shotgun sequence genomic region, the following are encoded:
- the LOC106316347 gene encoding myrosinase-binding protein 2-like gives MEMMSQRVVMSQRVGPMGGNMGVAFDDGVFDGVKKIVVGRDQGCVSYIKIEYEKDAKFETREHGTIRGPLQEFAVEYPNEYITSVGGSFDLVPFYNAVLIKSLVFYTSYRRTSPTLGVAGGRAFWLEGRTGGRLLGFHGRSGQALDSIGPYFFAPNPPLRHFERQGGNGGTPWDDGAYDGVRKILVGRGGRFVSYFRFEYARGERMVPHAHGKRQEVPQEFVVDYPHEHIILVEGTVDVCLTSVMFKTSKGRTSRVFGNVVGRKFVFEEKDFKIVGFCGRSADAIDALGAHFGPLRTPAPAPSPAPGPAPAPAPGSRPAPAPGPGPHPAPAPGPGPRPSPAPGPGPRPAPAPAPAPAPAPGQGPRPAPGPAPGQGPHPAPAAAPGTSATPAPAPTTTKIGPVGGEKGNTFDDGIFDGVQKITVGKDIYSVTYIKTEYTKEGKVEISEHGTNRGELKEFSVNNPNDYITAVGGSYNHIFNYDTTLITSLYFTTSKGFTSALFGKMSGEEFNLKGENGGKLLGFHGQAGHAIDAIGAHFERGSGI, from the exons ATGGAAATGATGTCCCAAAGGGTGGTGATGTCCCAAAGGGTGGGACCAATGGGTGGTAACATGGGAGTAGCATTCGACGATGGTGTTTTTGACGGTGTGAAGAAAATAGTCGTCGGAAGAGACCAGGGATGTGTATCATATATCAAGATCGAATACGAAAAGGACGCGAAATTTGAAACCCGTGAACACGGGACGATTCGGGGGCCACTACAAGAG TTTGCTGTAGAATATCCCAATGAATATATAACATCCGTTGGTGGAAGCTTCGATCTTGTTCCATTCTATAACGCAGTTCTGATCAAATCACTAGTCTTCTATACCTCATATAGAAGAACCTCTCCGACCCTCGGTGTGGCTGGAGGAAGAGCTTTCTGGCTCGAGGGTAGAACTGGAGGAAGGCTTCTTGGTTTCCATGGACGCTCTGGTCAGGCTCTTGATTCCATTGGACCTTACTTCTTCGCTCCAAATCCTCCTCTTAGGCATTTCGAACGCCAAGGTGGTAATGGAGGGACTCCATGGGACGATGGTGCTTACGATGGTGTTAGAAAAATATTAGTGGGCCGAGGTGGTAGGTTTGTGAGTTATTTTAGGTTTGAGTATGCGAGAGGCGAAAGAATGGTACCACATGCTCATGGGAAGAGACAAGAGGTTCCACAAGAG TTTGTGGTTGATTATCCTCATGAACATATTATATTGGTGGAGGGAACAGTCGATGTCTGCCTTACATCGGTTATGTTTAAGACATCAAAAGGAAGAACCTCCCGTGTTTTTGGGAATGTGGTTGGTAGGAAATTTGTGTTTGAGGAGAAAGATTTCAAGATTGTCGGATTTTGTGGTCGATCTGCTGATGCTATTGATGCTCTTGGTGCACATTTTGGCCCTCTTCGCACTCCAGCTCCAGCTCCATCTCCTGCCCCCGGTCCTGCTCCCGCTCCCGCTCCAGGTTCTCGGCCAGCTCCCGCTCCTGGTCCAGGTCCCCATCCAGCTCCCGCTCCTGGTCCAGGTCCCCGTCCATCTCCTGCTCCTGGTCCAGGTCCCCGTCCAGCTCCAGCTCCCGCTCCTGCTCCTGCTCCCGCTCCCGGTCAAGGTCCCCGTCCAGCTCCCGGTCCTGCTCCCGGCCAAGGTCCCCATCCAGCTCCCGCTGCTGCTCCCGGTACCAGTGCCACTCCAGCTCCAGCTCCCACTACCACAAAGATAGGACCGGTCGGTGGTGAGAAGGGAAACACATTTGATGATGGTATTTTCGATGGTGTGCAGAAAATAACTGTGGGGAAAGACATATACAGCGTAACTTATATCAAGACCGAATACACAAAGGAAGGAAAAGTCGAAATCAGTGAACACGGGACAAATCGGGGGGAGCTAAAAGAG TTTTCGGTGAATAATCCGAATGATTATATCACAGCCGTTGGTGGAAGCTACAATCATATATTCAACTACGATACAACGCTTATCACATCGCTATACTTCACAACCTCGAAAGGATTTACCTCTGCATTATTCGGTAAGATGAGTGGAGAAGAATTCAATCTAAAAGGTGAAAATGGAGGAAAGCTTCTTGGATTCCATGGACAAGCTGGTCATGCTATAGATGCCATTGGGGCTCATTTCGAAAGAGGTTCTGGCATTTGA